The following proteins are co-located in the Pyricularia oryzae 70-15 chromosome 1, whole genome shotgun sequence genome:
- a CDS encoding ATP synthase subunit delta, with product MNSLRVARTVLRARPAAIRAPLQRRGYAEAVADKIKLSLSLPHQSIYKSQDVVQVNIPAESGEMGVLANHVPSIEQLKPGLVEVVEESGSKQFFLAGGFAVVQPNSSMSINATEGFPLEDFSAEAVKAQISEATKVANGNGSEQDIAEAKIELEVLESLQAVLK from the exons ATGAACTCCCTTCGCGTCGCCAGAACAGTCCTCAGGGCCCGCCCGGCCGCCATCCGGGCCCCTCTGCAGAGGAGAGGGTACGCCGAGGCCGTTGCCGACAAG ATCAAGCTGAGCTTGTCGCTTCCTCACCAG TCCATCTACAAGTCCCAAGATGTCGTGCAGGTCAACATCCCCGCCGAGTCGGGTGAGATGGGTGTCCTCGCCAACCACGTTCCCTCAATTGAGCAGCTGAAGCCTGGTCTGGTTGAGGTTGTTGAGGAGAGCGGCAGCAAGCAGTTCTTCC TTGCCGGAGGATTCGCCGTCGTCCAGCCCAACTCGAGCATGAGCATCAACGCCACCGAGGGCTTCCCCCTGGAGGACTTCAGCGCCGAGGCCGTCAAGGCACAGATCTCCGAGGCCACCAAGGTCGCGAATGGTAACGGAAGCGAGCAGGACATTGCTGAGGCTAAGATTGAGCTGGAG GTTCTTGAGAGCCTGCAGGCTGTGCTCAAATAG
- a CDS encoding cytochrome c1 — protein MFAARCLRSTSTRAFSRNGAVNTLKRSISSSSGSAAEASPVRLNIAAAASTAVAIGSIAWYYHLYGPTANAGSPAEEGLHPTKYPWVHEQWFKTFDHQALRRGFQVYREVCASCHSLSRVPYRTLVGSVLTVDEAKALAEENEYDTEPNDQGEIEKRPGKLSDYLPSPYPNDEAARFANNGALPPDLSLIVKARHGGCDYIFSLLTGYPEEPPAGAQVGAGLNFNPYFPGTGIAMARVLYDDLVEYEDETPATTSQMAKDVVEFLNWAAEPEMDDRKRMGFKVLVATSVLTAMSIWVKRYKWAALKSRKVVYDPPKVSSKPQRL, from the exons ATGTTCGCGGCGAGGTGTCTGCGCTCGACCTCGACGCGAGCCTTTTCGAGAAATGGCGCCGTCAACACATTGAAG CGTTCCATCTCATCAAGCTCCGGTTCAGCAGCCGAAGCTTCCCCCGTCCGGCTCAACATCGCCGCGGCAGCGTCAACAGCTGTTGCCATTGGCTCAATCGCATGGTACTACCACTTGTACGGGCCTACGGCAAACGCAGGCTCGCCGGCTGAGGAGGG TCTCCATCCAACAAAGTACCCATGGGTTCACGAGCAATGGTTCAAGACCTTTGACCACCAAGC ACTCCGCCGTGGTTTCCAGGTCTACCGAGAAGTTTGCGCGTCTTGCCACTCCCTCAGCCGAGTTCCTTACCGCACACTTGTCGGCAGCGTCTTGACCGTTGACGAGGCCAAGGCTCTTGCCGAGGAGAACGAGTACGACACTGAGCCCAACGACCAGGGAGAGATCGAGAAGCGCCCTGGAAAGCTCTCCGACTACCTTCCCTCGCCCTACCCCAACGATGAAGCCGCCCGGTTCGCCAACAACGGTGCCCTGCCCCCGGATTTGTCGCTCATCGTCAAGGCCCGCCACGGTGGCTGCGACTACATCTTCTCCCTGCTGACCGGTTACCCTGAGGAGCCTCCCGCGGGTGCCCAGGTTGGTGCCGGCCTCAACTTCAACCCCTACTTCCCCGGTACCGGCATTGCCATGGCTCGTGTTCTCTACGACGATCTTGTCGAGTACGAGGACGAGACCCCCGCCACAACCTCGCAGATGGCCAAGGACGTCGTCGAGTTCCTCAACTGGGCTGCCGAGCCCGAGATGGACGACCGCAAGCGCATGGGATTCAAGGTTCTCGTTGCCACTAGCGTCCTCACCGCCATGAGCATCTGGGTCAAGCGCTACAAGTGGGCCGCCCTCAAGTCGAGGAAGGTTGTCTACGACCCGCCCAAGGTCAGCTCCAAGCCTCAAAGGTTGTAA
- a CDS encoding multidrug resistance protein 1, whose product MDTSGYLEASIAVAGLSLITALSTPAIKNVAIRSRSIPGSDSTSSSLPYVEAAGHVYLYEDKDGKATEQSMAEFSDFWPRIFAWTSAVAGLGMSITASVLSVGRSGASGSEFGMFLICVDAITWTMLCLQCATLPVKHQYQRRYKLSLYALVTSTVLFASLVTRFGGPLLEVVKDARKTTESGATITIAVSWFVQMLAAIVAMIAFSSFPQRPDVYHDGRLVDQQNTASLIRRMGYAWNKVVFVVAKERQLTKADLPDLDFTRRSKNVNVAFLAQNFTGRLWRQLIVAHWGRLAQQWALSFTISALALFPQYVLYNFLEILEKPRRDDGNKFDPTLIAWVFSLFVSLLLQVWVNNTMRWLTYTRLEQPVLQLLQSLVFQKAMRLKETASPPTKSEGEGKDKDQIGSGSTNKSAGPDTRQSIVNHMKLDSNRTTMFSNYNYQFPVAIIKLALSGTFLVQLMGFKAVVAGMSSSLVVLPITHLLSKRYAKIQFGLMKYRDAKANLLTEALQGMRQIRFSALEKHWEDKILKSRSEELAQYWKVMCWAGLTMIVINTGPLLLSSVTLSVYALTTTNGIKASVVFASLGLFDQLEEAISYLPLLQVYLMEAWTSCVRLEKYFAQPDRQPISTTGDHISFENATVAWPKFEEVEGENTTPFEERSLLRNVTLDFPNGALSIISGKTGSGKSLLLAAILGEVTLVSGTIHTPPIEELTENLDQISDAEWIIPNLTAFVPQTPWIETGTVKDNILFGLPLNHGRYSKVIAACALEKDLELLVDGDSTEVGPKGVTLSGGQRWRVALARALYSRAGIVILDDVLSAVDAHVGRIIVDQALTGELARGRTRILATHHAEMCLPRASYFVRLDDGRLEHTEKLTPEAPEPISRPLTSSDETASHAGSSSDNTTAAESAITSPEESDDEQDDAKKKPKKKGLKEEGRARGRVKWKVYKDYFQAGKAVWLWALSIALILLGRMIAVGRTWSLKELSESDPSPSSALAAIRTTSHLGSHDYAHLDGQVYIENPRVDRSMSAQGLIQDRAVAFWIGVYILLEITVVLVSVCRMLVFTAIGLRTARVLFQRMTHRILRAPLRWIDNTPSGRILNRFTSDMFSVDRRVAMDLGQSMSNVLQVLTIIAASLSVSKYVNLFGLALLILYVQIASEYISAAREVKRLNSVVWSPIYDQFSSVLNGLSTIRGFGRTSFYTDRMYELIDTATKTQWALALCQRWMAFRMGVLGVLFVTVVAGAVAFGRVDAALAGFSLTFALGYTSALTALLQNMASIELGFNATERVLEYGELETEPEGGQDAPAAWPTQGRIEVENLTVAYAEDLPPVLKNLTFTVEAGERVGIIGRTGAGKSTLASVLFRLLEPREGSVRIDNIDIAKLNLEQLRSRLAIIPQDPFLFSGTLRSNLDMEDEMDDYELLTALQRVHLIKPAEPVRPSAYAPAASPSAGESEDDTLLDASDENGGQGTETPSETGASSAFKDLSTPISTGGSNLSQGQRQLVCLARALLARPKIVVLDEATSAVDRTTDAAIQESIREDFSVTGCTVFVIAHRLSTVADFDKILVLKEGRVAQMGTPGELLKRGMNAAAAGGIVDSEETDETAFWDLVKKSSEKEKLIEMILGEAN is encoded by the exons ATGGACACAAGCGGCTATTTAGAGGCCTCGATAGCCGTGGCTGGCCTCTCGCTTATCACCGCACTCAGCACACCCGCCATAAAAAATGTCGCAATCCGCTCCAGGAGCATTCCCGGAAGTGATTCCACGTCTTCCTCCTTGCCTTACGTCGAAGCCGCGGGCCACGTGTATCTCTACGAGGATAAGGATGGCAAGGCAACGGAGCAGTCGATGGCCGAATTCTCGGACTTTTGGCCAAGAATTTTCGCATGGACGAGTGCCGTAGCAGGACTGGGAATGTCCATAACTGCATCTGTGCTTAGTGTCGGCCGGTCCGGCGCTTCCGGGTCAGAATTTGGGATGTTCCTGATCTGTGTCGATGCCATTACATGG ACAATGCTGTGCCTGCAATGTGCGACCCTGCCGGTCAAGCATCAATATCAAAGAAGATACAAACTCAGTTTGTACGCTCTGGTCACTTCAACAGTGCTGTTTGCATCACTCGTCACCCGTTTTGGAGGCCCACTGTTGGAGGTAGTCAAGGATGCTCGCAAGACGACCGAGTCAGGTGCTACTATCACCATCGCCGTGAGCTGGTTTGTTCAAATGTTGGCAGCCATCGTCGCAATGATTGCCTTTTCCTCGTTTCCCCAACGGCCAGATGTTTATCACGATGGACGCCTCGTCGACCAGCAAAACACTGCTTCCTTAATCCGCAGAATGGGATACGCCTGGAACAAGGTCGTGTTCGTCGTTGCAAAGGAACGACAGCTTACCAAGGCTGACTTGCCCGATTTGGACTTTACCAGAAGATCCAAAAACGTCAACGTTGCTTTTCTCGCACAGAATTTCACAGGGAGGCTGTGGCGCCAGTTGATTGTCGCCCACTGGGGCAGGTTGGCGCAGCAATGGGCCTTGTCATTCACAATCAGTGCGCTGGCTCTCTTCCCGCAGTATGTCTTGTACAACTTTCTCGAGATTCTTGAGAAACCACGTCGGGACGATGGAAACAAGTTTGACCCTACTCTCATTGCATGGGTGTTCAGCCTCTTTGTGAGCTTGCTCTTGCAAGTTTGGGTGAACAACACAATGCGCTGGCTTACCTACACCCGACTGGAACAACCGGTCCTCCAACTCTTGCAGTCTCTTGTATTTCAAAAGGCAATGCGGCTCAAAGAGACAGCTTCGCCACCGACCAAGTCTGAAGGAGAGGGTAAAGACAAAGACCAAATCGGTTCGGGTTCGACTAACAAATCGGCTGGACCGGACACTCGGCAGTCGATTGTCAACCACATGAAGCTAGACAG TAACCGCACGACTATGTTCAGCAACTACAACTATCAATTTCCAGTAGCAA TTATCAAGCTTGCGCTTTCAGGAACTTTCCTTGTGCAGCTCATGGGTTTCAAGGCTGTTGTGGCCGGCATGAGCTCTTCGCTCGTTGTACTCCCAATTACGCACCTTCTCTCAAAGAGATATGCCAAGATCCAGTTCGGCCTGATGAAGTATCGTGACGCCAAGGCCAACCTACTTACCGAAGCCCTCCAAGGCATGAGGCAGATCAGATTTTCGGCACTGGAGAAGCATTGGGAGGACAAGATTCTAAAGAGTCGCAGCGAAGAATTGGCGCAGTACTGGAAAGTGATGTGCTGGGCTGGGCTAACTATGATTGTGATCAACACCGGTCCTTTGCTACTCTCTTCGGTTACTCTGTCGGTCTATGCTCTCACTACGACGAACGGAATAAAGGCATCTGTCGTCTTCGCAAGTCTAGGCCTTTTTGACCAGCTTGAAGAGGCTATTTCATATTTACCTTTGCTTCAAGTCTATCTCATGGAGGCTTGGACCAGCTGTGTCAGGCTTGAGAAGTACTTCGCTCAGCCCGACAGGCAGCCAATCTCAACCACCGGTGATCACATATCCTTCGAGAACGCCACTGTGGCCTGGCCAAAGTTTGAAGAGGTCGAAGGCGAAAACACCACCCCATTCGAGGAGCGCTCGCTGCTCAGGAACGTGACTTTAGACTTTCCAAACGGTGCGCTCAGCATCATCAGCGGCAAGACGGGGTCCGGCAAGAGTCTGCTATTGGCCGCCATCTTGGGTGAAGTTACCCTGGTGTCTGGAACAATTCACACTCCACCGATTGAAGAACTGACAGAGAATTTGGACCAAATATCCGACGCGGAGTGGATAATCCCTAATTTGACAGCGTTTGTCCCACAAACGCCTTGGATCGAGACGGGAACAGTCAAGGACAACATCTTGTTCGGTCTCCCGCTGAACCATGGCCGCTACTCCAAGGTTATCGCGGCATGTGCATTGGAAAAGGACCTCGAGCTGCTGGTCGATGGCGATAGCACCGAGGTCGGTCCCAAGGGTGTGACGCTGAGCGGTGGCCAGCGCTGGCGTGTGGCACTCGCTCGCGCCTTGTACTCCCGCGCTGGTATTGTCATTCTTGACGACGTGCTCAGCGCAGTCGATGCTCATGTTGGTAGGATCATTGTGGACCAGGCACTCACGGGTGAACTGGCAAGGGGTCGCACCCGGATTCTTGCAACTCACCATGCAGAGATGTGCCTGCCGAGAGCTAGCTATTTCGTGCGGCTGGATGATGGACGATTGGAGCACACCGAAAAGCTAACGCCAGAGGCCCCCGAGCCAATCTCCCGGCCCCTTACAAGCTCGGACGAGACGGCATCACACGCAGGGTCAAGCAGTGACAACACTACGGCTGCTGAATCCGCCATTACATCTCCGGAAGAAAGCGATGACGAGCAGGATGACGCCAAAAAGaagcccaagaagaagggccTCAAGGAAGAAGGGCGAGCGAGAGGTAGAGTCAAGTGGAAAGTCTACAAAGATTACTTCCAGGCCGGAAAGGCTGTTTGGCTTTGGGCTCTGTCCATTGCATTGATACTTCTGGGACGCATGATCGCTGTTGGGCGGACCTGGTCTCTCAAGGAGCTTTCCGAGAGTGACCCAAGCCCGTCAtctgccttggccgccattcGCACTACAAGCCATCTTGGCAGCCATGACTACGCTCACTTGGACGGCCAGGTATACATTGAGAACCCGAGAGTGGACCGCTCGATGTCTGCACAAGGCTTGATTCAGGATCGGGCTGTCGCCTTTTGGATTGGGGTATACATTCTTCTTGAAATCACGGTGGTACTGGTCAGTGTTTGTAGGATGCTCGTCTTCACTGCCATAGGCTTGCGCACCGCGCGAGTTCTATTTCAGCGTATGACACACAGGATCCTGCGTGCACCTCTCCGTTGGATCGACAACACGCCCTCTGGACGGATTCTGAACCGATTTACTTCGGACATGTTCTCTGTCGACCGTAGAGTGGCGATGGACTTGGGCCAATCGATGTCGAACGTCTTGCAGGTTCTGACGATCATTGCCGCCAG CTTGTCCGTCTCAAAGTATGTCAACCTATTCGGACTGGCGCTGCTGATTCTTTACGTACAAATCGCCAGCGAGTACATCTCAGCAGCACGCGAGGTCAAACGTCTCAACTCGGTCGTCTGGTCACCCATCTACGACCAGTTTTCCTCGGTCCTGAACGGACTGTCAACGATTCGCGGATTTGGCAGAACTTCTTTCTATACGGATCGGATGTACGAACTGATCGACACAGCGACAAAGACTCAGTGGGCCCTTGCATTGTGCCAAAGGTGGATGGCTTTCAGGATGGGCGTGCTTGGAGTTTTGTTCGTGACTGTCGTCGCTGGCGCAGTGGCATTTGGTCGCGTAGACGCCGCGCTTGCCGGCTTCAGTCTGACTTTTGCTCTGGGATACACTTCAGCTTTGACAGCTCTACTTCAGAACATGGCTTCGATCGAGTTGGGATTCAACGCAACAGAGCGTGTCCTCGAGTACGGTGAGCTGGAAACAGAGCCCGAGGGTGGTCAAGATGCACCCGCTGCCTGGCCCACTCAGGGCCGTATCGAGGTCGAGAACCTTACAGTGGCATACGCCGAGGACTTGCCGCCGGTTTTGAAGAACCTGACGTTTACCGTCGAGGCCGGAGAGCGGGTGGGTATCATCGGTCGGACTGGCGCTGGCAAGTCGACACTTGCCTCTGTGCTCTTCCGGCTCTTGGAGCCGCGCGAGGGCTCTGTGCGGATCGACAACATTGATATCGCCAAGTTGAATCTTGAGCAGCTACGGAGCAGGCTGGCGATTATTCCTCAAGATCCTTTCCTGTTTTCAGGTACTTTGAGGTCGAACCTGGATATGGAGGATGAGATGGATGACTACGAACTCCTGACGGCGCTGCAGCGTGTCCACCTCATCAAGCCGGCAGAGCCGGTGAGACCATCAGCATATGCACCGGCTGCGTCGCCAAGCGCAGGAGAGTCGGAAGATGACACGCTCTTGGATGCGTCGGACGAAAATGGTGGTCAAGGAACTGAGACCCCATCAGAGACGGGTGCCAGCAGTGCATTCAAGGATCTTTCGACGCCGATCTCTACGGGCGGTAGCAACCTCTCGCAGGGCCAGCGGCAGCTCGTCTGCTTGGCGCGTGCTCTCCTCGCTCGCCCCAAGATTGTAGTGCTTGATGAGGCCACCTCGGCAGTCGACCGCACCACTGACGCTGCGATCCAGGAGTCAATCCGGGAGGACTTTTCAGTCACGGGTTGCACCGTCTTTGTCATTGCGCACCGTCTCAGCACAGTTGCGGACTTTGACAAGATCCTGGTGCTCAAGGAAGGCAGGGTGGCGCAGATGGGGACGCCAGGAGAGCTGCTGAAGCGTGGAATgaacgccgctgctgctggtggcatCGTCGACAGCGAAGAGACGGATGAGACAGCGTTCTGGGATCTGGTGAAGAAGAGCAGCGAGAAGGAGAAGCTGATTGAGATGATTCTTGGGGAGGCCAACTAA